The region ggatgagttaatgctgatggagtctttactcagcagcctctaccatcagtgtgtgaatgtgtatgaatggatgagttaatactgacggactctttactcagcagcctctaccatcagtgtgtgaatgtgtgtgaatggatgagttaatactgatggactctttactcagcagcctctaccatcagtgtgtgaatgtgtatgaatggatgagttaatactgatggagtctttactcagcagcctctaccatcagtgtgtgaatgtgtatgaatggatgagttaatactgatggagtctttactcagcagcctctaccatcagtgtgtgaatgtgtgatctgcgatgtaaaagagctttgagtagtcagaagactagaaaataaatattcaagctcaagtccatttaccttttaaaTGAATCAGGAAACCAAAGAAAGTTGCTCAAACAAACTAAATACATGTTGAAGAGTTGAGTCGGTGCCCAGCTGATGAGGAAAGAAAACGTTACTATTTGAAACATTCTTTAATATCCAGTTGAACTGATGTAGTGGATTTAAGACCACATACCACAAACTAATCTAAAACCATTCTTGTGTTTCTCCTGATAAAACCTTTGAGATGAAGCTTGGATTCTGACTCAGCTCACATTCTTTAATCATTCCTCTCTGTCTGATCCCAGGAGCGAGGAGGTGTGGGGCCAGAGCCCGAGTCTCAGGACAAGGTGCAGACTTTGAAGGATCAGGTGGATGGAGTGAAAGATATCATGACGCAGAACGTGGACCGGATCCTGGCCCGAGGAGAGAGACTGGATGACCTCATGGACAAGTCAGAGGACCTGCGAGAAGGGGTGAGTCATACCGAAGGATCTTACCCTTTACTTTGAGTCAGCTGACACATGGACTACTGAAACCATGGAAACCATGCACAAGTTTAACagaattttcaggagtgcagatgtgaaaacagcttaagtcTCATGAAGCTCTTTTTCTGAGGTGACATGTCAACATCTCTGCCATGAACAAAGGCTCACAAATGGCCGCCTTGATGCTAGTTTTACAGTCCAGGAAGTGTTTGTGTCCTCTCTGAGTGCATGTGACGTCTCCTCCTCCCCGCTCAGGCTCAGCACTTCAAGCAAACGTCTCAGAAAGTGGCTCGCACCTACTGGTGGAAGAACGTCAAGCTGATCGTGTTGATCGTGGTGGTCGTCCTCATCatcgtcctcatcatcatcctgcTGGCAACCGGAGTGATTCCTGTCGGTGGCAGCTCGGTGCCTCCTATAGTCACTCCCACCAGCAagccctaaacacacacacacacacacacacacacacactaatgtacATAATTTAGATCAAACTCTGATATATCAACCCGAGCAGATCATTGCCGTCTGGTGAAACCTCGATTATTTCTGGATAAGTTTctactgtttctttttttatggtcATACTGTCATTCAAGAACGCCACGCTTAGGTTAAAGTCACTTTAATGACCACAAACATTTTAAGCCGCCTCGCAGCACCAGTCCATCGGAGCTCTTTTTGAAAgaggtgtaaaataaaaaccctgTTACTGTTATGAGAGGACGCCGTGATTCACCCATTCTGCGTCCTTATTATGAAACTGTTTACTACACGGGTCATTAGAGCGGATTAATGGGGGTTTCTCCGGCGTCTTAGTCAACATTAAGGATATTTTGAGCGTTACCTCGTATGTGTacctttacagaaaacagtctgcgttttttaaaaggacaaaaaaattaagtttttcatgaagtttgaaaaatgttttaaatctgaaCTAGTTGAAGGTCACGTTGTGTTGAAAGGAAGTCTTGAATGATTGTTGGATTTCTATGTTACCATCTGTGGGCTTGTTTACTTTTAAAGTATGTTACACTACGCATTTCTTTTTCTATGGACTCCCAGTTTTTAGTTCCTGttcagaggggagggagggaggggagaggagacaagatgacagaggagaggaggggagaggaggaaagaggggaggagaggagaggagaggagacaagatgacagaggagaggagaggagaggagaggagaggaggggaggggaggggaggggagaggaggaaagaggggaggagaggagaggagaggagaggttttGAACATCAAAATTGTCGAGCAGTTATTTCGTGCTACAGTCTAATGAGCATTTCATCAATCCTGGACATAATCTTGGAGTTGTGCAGTATAAATATCTGACACTACATCATTAACAACTCACCAGAGTCCACAGTTAAATGGTTTTACCACAGTTGTCATGTGAGGGAAAATTTAGCCAACCAGCTGAGAAGTTaacccccgcccccctcctccagcCTTCCCAGTTTATGACTTGAAAACTGGCTGTCTCTCAAACATGTAGTGGgtagtgtagtttttttttttatgtcagccTGGAGCAAAGCCTTGTGGGTaattctctcctcccctctctctctgcagttacAGTACTAGATTACATGCGGTCATGAATCCCTTTATGAACTGTAAATAGTCCATTGTATATATCGACCTCGTTCTTTAACCTACCTGTTAATTAAACTAGAGGATATTTATtgaatgatttaattaaaagtttTCTCTGTTGTTAGTGAAGTATGAACTGCTGGAACTCTTTGTGAGTTCTCTATAAAACGGTCATTCGGATCTATTCTTCCTGAAACTGTCAATTGAAGAACTactgtttgattattttctaaATGAAGGCTTAAGTAGGAACAGATTTAATGTTGTATAATAACCTGTCTCTGGGACGCAGCAGGCCTCAGATCTGTGTCTGTACTCTCGATCGTCTAAAGCTGTGAGAGACCACGTCACACGTCCGCCATTTAAAATTCTCTAAAACGATGTCATGTAGCTTATTGTCTGATCAGCTGGGTGATAGTCTGATGGTGTTCCTTTGGTTTTAATGTTCtgatatgaaataaaaagtatttaccACAGCTCTCATGTGTtggtttctcttctttgtcgcAAGCTGGATAAACAGTTGTGCTAATCGGAGGCAGTGATTCAGTTTCTACCTCCCCTCACTGTACAaccatcaatcaatctttatttgtgtagctaatattcataacaaatgttatttcaagactctttacaaagagcaggttaaagaccttactcgttatattacaaagacccagcattaatccatcatgagcattGAGCAACATTAAGCAAAGTTACACTAATTTATACTAACcctcccactgcttcattgGCGACGTATGAATGGAGttggttaaaagaaaaatgtgcaacatgttccacataaatcataaatccagtctctcctgtgtaaatgtgtctctgagtcatgactgtctacaatgagggagaagctcgagtcccactggctgtgttgttgtcagcggacggccggctcctccccttgtttataaaagctgttttagtcaagaactagagaagaagaacatactcactgattatttagatgttagtaagagtttttagatcacgctcattctgtgtcagtttacatgaaatgtgaagctacaagctaactaaagcgctaacattagcatgctaacacaaccaTGCAGAACAGCTCCCACTGCTTGGTCTGGccctaccatcagtgtgtgaatgtgtatgaatggatgagttaatactgatggactctttactcagcagcctctaccatcagtgtgtgaatgtgtaggtgtgacctgtggtgtaaaagagctttgaggagtcagaagactagaaaatatatatacaagatcaagttcatttaccatttatcgACTGTC is a window of Labrus mixtus chromosome 5, fLabMix1.1, whole genome shotgun sequence DNA encoding:
- the vamp8 gene encoding vesicle-associated membrane protein 8, yielding MDIDPERGGVGPEPESQDKVQTLKDQVDGVKDIMTQNVDRILARGERLDDLMDKSEDLREGAQHFKQTSQKVARTYWWKNVKLIVLIVVVVLIIVLIIILLATGVIPVGGSSVPPIVTPTSKP